One genomic region from Croceicoccus sp. YJ47 encodes:
- a CDS encoding (2Fe-2S)-binding protein, which produces MTRLTVNDRPVQFLMDGDTPLVWALRDAANLTGTKHGCGNGDCGACMVIIDGQAIRSCLVSLAEVEGRYVTTIEALSPDRSHPLQQAMVAEGAIQCGFCTPGIVMAGAALLARDPAPGRAAIDDAIRNLCPCGAHPRIVRAFERASRSLRRREPAGDVPAPGIDPAQAARDVPAMAPGNPTIASEENDE; this is translated from the coding sequence ATGACTCGCCTGACCGTCAACGATCGCCCGGTCCAATTCCTGATGGATGGGGATACGCCGCTGGTCTGGGCGCTGCGCGATGCGGCGAATCTCACCGGTACGAAGCATGGCTGTGGCAATGGCGATTGCGGCGCGTGCATGGTCATCATCGACGGGCAGGCGATCCGGTCCTGCCTCGTGTCGCTGGCCGAGGTGGAGGGGCGATATGTCACCACGATCGAGGCGCTGTCCCCCGACCGTTCGCACCCGCTGCAACAGGCGATGGTGGCCGAGGGGGCAATTCAATGCGGCTTCTGCACGCCGGGCATCGTTATGGCGGGGGCGGCCCTGCTGGCCCGCGATCCGGCGCCGGGCCGCGCCGCGATCGACGATGCGATCCGCAATCTGTGCCCGTGCGGCGCGCATCCGCGGATCGTGCGGGCATTCGAACGGGCGAGCCGGTCGCTCCGCCGCCGCGAACCTGCGGGCGACGTGCCCGCCCCCGGCATCGACCCGGCGCAGGCCGCGCGCGACGTGCCCGCCATGGCGCCCGGCAACCCGACTATCGCAAGTGAGGAGAACGACGAATGA
- a CDS encoding NAD-dependent deacylase produces MNALRNIVILTGAGVSAESGIDTFRSAGGLWEQHRVEDVATPEGFARDPDLVLRFYDMRREAIQTKEPNPAHHALARLDREFDGELLIVTQNVDDLHERAGANRVLHMHGEHLNAWCTACDVRSRWTGTLIDRPACPACGEAALRPDVVWFGEMPYEMERIYAALREADLFVSIGTSGAVYPAAGFVQEAKAMGAATLELNLERSQGSGWFDETRLGPAGVIVPEWVDSVLAHGA; encoded by the coding sequence ATCAACGCATTGCGGAACATCGTCATCCTCACCGGCGCGGGCGTGTCCGCCGAAAGCGGCATCGACACGTTCCGCAGCGCCGGCGGATTGTGGGAGCAGCACCGGGTCGAGGATGTCGCCACGCCCGAAGGGTTCGCCCGCGACCCCGATCTCGTCCTCCGCTTCTACGACATGCGGCGCGAAGCGATCCAGACGAAGGAGCCGAACCCGGCCCACCATGCGCTGGCCCGGCTCGACCGCGAATTCGACGGCGAATTGCTGATCGTGACGCAGAACGTGGACGATCTGCACGAACGGGCGGGCGCGAACCGCGTGCTCCACATGCATGGCGAACATCTCAATGCGTGGTGCACCGCGTGCGATGTGCGGAGCCGGTGGACCGGGACGCTGATCGACCGGCCCGCGTGCCCGGCCTGCGGGGAGGCGGCGCTCCGGCCCGATGTCGTGTGGTTCGGGGAAATGCCGTATGAGATGGAGCGGATCTATGCCGCGCTGCGCGAGGCGGATCTGTTCGTGTCGATCGGCACGTCGGGCGCGGTCTATCCCGCCGCGGGCTTCGTCCAGGAGGCAAAGGCGATGGGGGCGGCCACGCTGGAGCTGAATCTCGAACGCAGCCAGGGGTCGGGCTGGTTCGACGAAACCCGGCTTGGCCCGGCGGGGGTCATCGTGCCCGAATGGGTGGATTCGGTGCTGGCGCACGGGGCATAG
- the arsC gene encoding arsenate reductase (glutaredoxin) (This arsenate reductase requires both glutathione and glutaredoxin to convert arsenate to arsenite, after which the efflux transporter formed by ArsA and ArsB can extrude the arsenite from the cell, providing resistance.) — translation MKATIWHNPKCGTSRKTLAILEDTPGVEVEVVEYLKNPPSAARLRGLYEKAGITPQQGLRMRGTDAAERGLPDADDDTVLNAMAAEPMLIERPLVETEKGARLCRPQDTVHEIL, via the coding sequence ATGAAGGCCACCATCTGGCACAATCCGAAATGCGGCACCTCGCGCAAGACGCTCGCCATCCTGGAGGACACGCCAGGCGTCGAGGTCGAGGTGGTCGAATATCTGAAAAACCCGCCGAGCGCGGCGCGCCTGCGCGGCCTCTACGAAAAGGCGGGCATCACGCCGCAGCAGGGCCTGCGCATGCGAGGCACGGATGCGGCCGAACGCGGCCTGCCCGATGCCGACGATGATACGGTGCTCAACGCGATGGCGGCCGAGCCGATGCTGATCGAGCGGCCGCTGGTCGAGACGGAAAAGGGTGCCCGTCTGTGCCGGCCGCAGGATACGGTGCACGAAATCCTTTAA
- the galE gene encoding UDP-glucose 4-epimerase GalE, whose translation MVKSDDSAKVPVLVTGGAGYIGSHAVLALLDKGWDVAVIDDLSTGFRWAIPDEVAFYQGDIADAELLSRIFAEQGTRAIMHFAGSIIVPESVSDPLKYYDNNTVKGRALIAAAVEHGVPHMIFSSTATVYGEPDLKPLQEDLPLSPVNPYGMSKLMTERILADCSRAYDLNHCVLRYFNVAGADPDARSGQSSIGATHLIKVAVESALGKRGPVGVFGTDYPTPDGTGVRDYIHVSDLADAHVLALEALIAQPERSLTMNVGYGRGFSVLEVLDAVDRVVGQPVPRVMEGRRAGDVPSLVSDNSRIMDTVPWQPRHDDLETIIGHALQWEKRLTGLREGQGSGQGG comes from the coding sequence ATGGTGAAATCCGACGACAGTGCAAAAGTTCCGGTGCTGGTGACCGGCGGGGCCGGATATATCGGGAGCCATGCCGTGCTGGCCCTGCTCGACAAGGGGTGGGACGTCGCGGTGATCGACGATCTGTCGACCGGCTTTCGCTGGGCGATCCCGGACGAGGTCGCGTTTTATCAAGGCGACATCGCCGATGCCGAATTGCTGTCCCGCATCTTTGCCGAGCAGGGCACGCGCGCGATCATGCATTTCGCAGGCTCGATCATCGTGCCGGAATCGGTGTCGGACCCGCTGAAATATTACGACAACAACACGGTGAAAGGGCGCGCCCTGATCGCGGCGGCGGTCGAACATGGCGTGCCGCACATGATCTTCTCCTCCACCGCCACGGTGTATGGCGAGCCGGACCTGAAACCGCTGCAGGAGGATCTGCCGCTGTCGCCGGTCAATCCCTATGGCATGTCGAAGCTCATGACCGAGCGGATCCTTGCCGATTGTTCGCGCGCCTACGACCTCAACCATTGCGTGCTGCGCTATTTCAACGTGGCGGGCGCCGATCCCGATGCGCGCAGCGGGCAGTCCAGCATCGGGGCGACCCATCTCATCAAGGTGGCGGTCGAATCGGCCTTGGGCAAGCGCGGGCCGGTCGGCGTGTTCGGCACCGATTATCCGACCCCCGACGGCACCGGGGTGCGCGATTACATCCACGTGTCCGACCTCGCCGATGCGCATGTCCTCGCGCTGGAGGCGTTGATCGCGCAGCCGGAGCGCAGCCTGACCATGAATGTGGGGTATGGCCGCGGTTTTTCCGTGCTCGAAGTGCTCGACGCGGTGGACCGGGTGGTGGGACAGCCGGTGCCGCGCGTGATGGAGGGGCGCCGCGCGGGCGACGTGCCCTCGCTCGTGTCGGACAACAGCCGGATCATGGACACCGTGCCATGGCAGCCGCGGCACGACGATCTGGAAACGATCATCGGTCACGCGCTGCAATGGGAAAAGCGGCTGACTGGCCTGCGTGAGGGGCAAGGTAGCGGGCAGGGCGGGTAA
- a CDS encoding HAD family phosphatase: MVLFRWDLRYLYRPMIDDPARLEWFVTHVVTPEWHHGHDEGRDLAEMVAERKAAFPDEGALIDAYATRFTESIPGPVPGSLELVEELDAAGVPLWAITNFADSFWKQFRATQPVFDRFRDIVVSGTEKLAKPEPEIFDLAARRFGIAPATALFIDDRRDNVEAAAALGWQVHHFTDAPTLRADFERRGLLGS, from the coding sequence ATGGTGCTGTTCCGCTGGGACCTACGCTATCTTTATCGCCCGATGATCGACGATCCGGCGCGGCTCGAATGGTTCGTGACCCATGTGGTGACGCCCGAATGGCACCACGGCCACGACGAAGGGCGTGACCTCGCCGAGATGGTCGCCGAGCGCAAGGCCGCGTTCCCGGACGAGGGCGCGCTCATCGACGCCTATGCGACGCGGTTTACGGAATCCATCCCCGGCCCGGTTCCAGGCTCGCTCGAGCTGGTCGAGGAGCTGGACGCCGCCGGCGTTCCGCTCTGGGCGATCACCAATTTCGCCGACAGCTTCTGGAAACAGTTCCGCGCGACGCAGCCGGTTTTCGACCGGTTTCGCGACATCGTCGTGTCCGGCACGGAAAAGCTGGCCAAGCCGGAGCCGGAAATCTTCGACCTTGCCGCGCGCCGTTTCGGGATCGCGCCTGCGACCGCCCTGTTCATCGACGACCGCCGCGACAATGTCGAGGCCGCCGCCGCGCTCGGGTGGCAGGTGCATCATTTCACCGATGCGCCCACGCTGCGCGCCGATTTCGAGCGGCGGGGCCTGCTCGGTTCGTGA
- a CDS encoding DUF4136 domain-containing protein, translated as MTFRAFTPGTLPMLALALVAPAMLGACATTPPVDVTRFSAPERLNLADRGTVEIVTPDMPGGSLMLEPWRAAVAAELAEAGYTPTNRADSAQVAEIFVRRDTMRPERRRGPVSVGVGGSTGGYGSGVGVGVGIDLSGPPPEQVSNELSVVIRDRASGESVWEGRADQYVEAKSGLADAATAAQRLAAALFADFPGEPSETYTVKD; from the coding sequence ATGACATTTCGCGCATTCACGCCAGGAACCCTGCCCATGCTGGCGCTCGCACTCGTGGCGCCGGCGATGCTGGGGGCGTGCGCCACGACGCCGCCCGTCGATGTCACGCGGTTCAGCGCGCCCGAACGATTGAACCTGGCCGACCGCGGCACGGTGGAGATCGTGACCCCCGACATGCCGGGCGGCTCGCTCATGCTGGAGCCGTGGCGCGCCGCGGTCGCGGCAGAGCTCGCCGAGGCGGGCTATACCCCGACGAACCGCGCCGACAGCGCGCAAGTCGCCGAAATTTTCGTGCGCCGCGACACGATGCGCCCCGAACGCCGCCGCGGCCCGGTCAGCGTCGGGGTCGGCGGATCGACCGGCGGATACGGTTCGGGCGTCGGCGTGGGCGTCGGCATCGACCTCAGCGGACCGCCGCCCGAGCAGGTGTCGAACGAGCTTTCGGTCGTGATCCGCGACCGGGCCAGCGGCGAATCGGTGTGGGAAGGCCGCGCCGATCAATATGTCGAGGCCAAATCCGGGCTTGCCGACGCGGCCACCGCCGCGCAAAGGCTGGCCGCCGCCCTGTTCGCCGATTTTCCGGGCGAACCCAGCGAAACCTACACCGTAAAGGACTGA
- the ykgO gene encoding type B 50S ribosomal protein L36, which produces MKIRNSLKSLKNRHRDNRVIRRRGRVYVINKTNRRFKARQG; this is translated from the coding sequence ATGAAGATTCGCAACAGCCTCAAATCGCTGAAGAACCGTCACCGCGACAACCGCGTGATCCGCCGTCGCGGCCGGGTCTATGTCATCAACAAGACCAATCGCCGGTTCAAGGCCCGCCAGGGCTGA
- a CDS encoding M14-type cytosolic carboxypeptidase, translated as MTDTTHENADIAINAAFDAGNIAVTRVSGAEAWLTIRKDEQSEFFQWFHFRVAGAAGRELTLRITGLAQSAYPDGWADYKACVSEDRAEWLRADTEWAPGEDGGTLTIRYTPMGDLAWFAYFAPYSMDRHNDLVAQAALTEGVTHRTLGETLDGQAIDCLEMGEGDTQVWLYARQHPGESMAEWWMEGAIALLTDPSDPVGRALRQKATFHIVPNCNPDGSRRGHLRTNGIGTNLNREWQDPSPEKSPEIFAIRNAMDETGVDFAMDVHGDEAIAAVFLAGFEGIADASEEQAKGYTLYSDLLLAQTPDFQTDKGYPLTAKGKANMAISTNQLAGRFGAVSMTLEMPFKDHAPMADATNGWSPDRCIELGRSCMAALYQWLMRRG; from the coding sequence ATGACCGATACCACCCACGAAAACGCCGATATTGCCATCAATGCCGCCTTCGATGCCGGCAATATCGCGGTGACGCGCGTTTCGGGGGCGGAGGCATGGCTGACCATCCGCAAGGACGAGCAGAGCGAATTTTTCCAGTGGTTCCATTTCCGCGTCGCCGGGGCGGCGGGGCGCGAACTGACGCTGCGGATCACCGGACTTGCGCAGTCTGCCTATCCGGATGGCTGGGCCGATTACAAGGCGTGCGTGTCGGAGGATCGCGCCGAATGGCTGCGCGCGGATACCGAATGGGCGCCGGGCGAGGATGGGGGCACGCTCACCATCCGCTACACGCCGATGGGCGATCTCGCGTGGTTCGCCTATTTCGCGCCCTATTCGATGGACCGGCACAACGATCTCGTTGCGCAGGCCGCGCTGACCGAAGGGGTTACCCATCGCACATTGGGCGAAACGCTCGACGGGCAGGCGATCGATTGCCTCGAAATGGGTGAGGGCGATACGCAAGTCTGGCTTTATGCCCGGCAGCATCCCGGCGAATCGATGGCGGAATGGTGGATGGAAGGGGCGATCGCCCTGCTCACCGATCCGTCCGACCCGGTGGGCCGCGCCCTGCGGCAGAAGGCGACATTCCATATCGTGCCCAACTGCAACCCGGACGGCAGCCGCCGCGGCCATCTGCGCACCAATGGCATTGGCACGAATCTCAACCGCGAATGGCAGGATCCTTCGCCCGAGAAATCGCCCGAAATCTTCGCCATCCGCAACGCGATGGATGAAACCGGCGTCGATTTCGCGATGGACGTGCACGGGGACGAAGCAATCGCCGCCGTCTTCCTCGCAGGGTTCGAAGGCATCGCCGACGCGAGCGAAGAGCAGGCGAAGGGCTACACCCTCTATTCCGACCTGCTGCTGGCGCAGACGCCCGATTTCCAGACCGACAAGGGCTACCCCCTCACCGCGAAGGGCAAGGCGAACATGGCGATCTCCACCAATCAGCTGGCCGGTCGGTTCGGCGCGGTGTCGATGACGCTGGAAATGCCGTTCAAGGATCACGCCCCGATGGCCGATGCGACCAACGGGTGGAGCCCGGACCGCTGTATCGAGCTCGGCCGGTCGTGCATGGCGGCGCTGTATCAATGGCTGATGCGGCGGGGCTGA
- a CDS encoding glycerophosphoryl diester phosphodiesterase membrane domain-containing protein: MALPSWKPAPKGPPPAKLDIGRAWSRAAAMIAANRQLLLIVAGVFFLLPQLLVNFVLPSPQDGLEGDAATQAMLDLFAGWWPVLLASLLMQSVGVLAVIALLADPARPTVGEAMKQALRYLPSYVAAQLVLLSGIGVVMLLVLVPVATAGAAAGSASSAGAFGTLIALAIALYLFIRAVLTAPVMVAQRVRNPFDALLRAWRLTRGNATRLLFFLALLTLSALIVYTVATLIPGLILLPLVGADGAAVVVGFIGALVGAVYSLITTAVLTAIWAQLAATPGE; the protein is encoded by the coding sequence ATGGCATTACCTTCATGGAAACCGGCGCCCAAGGGGCCGCCGCCTGCAAAACTCGACATCGGCCGGGCATGGTCGCGCGCCGCGGCGATGATCGCGGCGAACCGGCAATTGCTGCTCATCGTGGCGGGGGTGTTCTTTCTCCTGCCGCAGCTGCTCGTGAATTTCGTCCTCCCCTCGCCGCAGGACGGGCTGGAGGGGGATGCCGCGACGCAGGCGATGCTCGACCTTTTCGCCGGCTGGTGGCCGGTCCTGCTCGCCTCGCTGTTGATGCAGAGCGTGGGCGTGCTCGCCGTGATCGCGCTGCTCGCCGATCCGGCGCGGCCCACCGTGGGGGAGGCGATGAAGCAGGCGCTGCGCTATTTGCCGAGCTATGTCGCGGCGCAGCTCGTGCTTCTGTCGGGTATCGGCGTGGTCATGCTGCTCGTGCTGGTGCCGGTCGCGACGGCGGGGGCGGCGGCAGGCAGCGCCTCTTCGGCCGGGGCGTTCGGCACGCTCATTGCGCTGGCCATCGCGCTCTATCTCTTCATCCGGGCGGTGCTGACCGCGCCGGTCATGGTGGCACAGCGGGTGCGCAATCCGTTCGATGCCTTGCTGCGCGCGTGGCGGCTGACGCGGGGGAATGCGACGCGGCTGCTGTTCTTTCTCGCGCTGCTGACGCTGTCGGCGCTGATCGTCTATACGGTGGCGACGCTCATTCCGGGCCTGATCCTGCTCCCGCTCGTCGGGGCGGATGGCGCGGCGGTCGTCGTCGGCTTTATCGGGGCGCTGGTGGGCGCGGTCTATTCGCTGATCACGACGGCGGTGCTGACGGCGATCTGGGCACAGCTTGCGGCGACGCCCGGCGAGTGA
- the dapB gene encoding 4-hydroxy-tetrahydrodipicolinate reductase, translating into MARIGIVGINGRMGQALASAIAASGHECTGGVDRDTGDIAALSRDSDALVDFSSPDALAATLDAAVAGGAAVLIGTTGLGHAHHAAIDAAARDIAVLQTGNTSLGVTMLAHLVEEAAARLGPDFDVEIVEMHHRNKVDAPSGTALLLGEAAARGRGIDLATQSERGRDGHTGRRAEGAIGFAALRGGTVAGEHSVIFAGEEERITLSHGAENRMIFARGAVRGAEWLIGRAAGRYTMPEVLDL; encoded by the coding sequence ATGGCACGGATCGGCATCGTCGGAATCAACGGCCGCATGGGGCAGGCACTGGCCAGCGCGATCGCCGCATCCGGCCACGAATGCACCGGCGGGGTCGATCGCGATACCGGCGACATCGCCGCCCTTTCCCGCGACAGCGACGCGCTCGTCGATTTTTCCTCGCCCGATGCGCTTGCCGCGACGCTCGATGCGGCAGTGGCGGGCGGGGCCGCCGTGCTGATCGGGACGACCGGCCTTGGCCATGCGCACCACGCCGCCATCGACGCTGCGGCGCGCGATATTGCGGTGCTGCAAACCGGCAATACCTCGCTCGGCGTGACGATGCTCGCCCATCTGGTGGAGGAGGCGGCCGCCCGGCTCGGCCCGGATTTCGATGTCGAGATCGTGGAAATGCACCATCGGAACAAGGTCGATGCGCCATCGGGCACCGCACTTTTGCTGGGCGAGGCGGCGGCGCGCGGGCGCGGCATCGACCTCGCGACGCAGAGCGAGCGCGGGCGCGACGGCCATACCGGCCGCCGGGCCGAGGGCGCCATCGGCTTTGCAGCCCTGCGCGGGGGAACGGTCGCGGGCGAGCATAGCGTGATCTTCGCCGGCGAGGAGGAGCGCATCACATTGTCGCATGGCGCGGAAAATCGCATGATCTTCGCGCGCGGTGCGGTGCGCGGGGCCGAATGGCTGATCGGGCGGGCCGCGGGACGCTATACCATGCCGGAGGTGCTGGACCTTTGA
- a CDS encoding class I SAM-dependent methyltransferase, translating to MAGTELTRETITRRAKRRLSRALGPWGVFFKGFVQHPVMVGSIIPSSRFTIDRMLSRTDWSRCDLFVEYGPGVGTFCQPVLDRMKRDAALIVIDTNPLYIDYLNRTIADSRFTAVLGSAADVEAIIAAHGHDGADYVLSGLPFSTLPDGVGPAIVDATHRVLRPGGAFLVYQFSAKARDFMARRFRRIDSDFEPLNVLPCKMFWGWKDAG from the coding sequence ATGGCGGGTACCGAATTGACGCGCGAGACCATCACGCGCCGGGCAAAGCGCCGCCTTTCCCGGGCGCTTGGACCCTGGGGCGTGTTCTTCAAAGGGTTCGTGCAGCACCCGGTAATGGTCGGTTCGATCATTCCGTCCTCGCGCTTTACCATCGACCGCATGCTGTCGCGCACGGATTGGAGCCGGTGCGATCTGTTTGTCGAATATGGCCCCGGCGTCGGCACGTTCTGCCAACCGGTGCTCGACCGGATGAAGCGGGATGCCGCGCTCATCGTGATCGACACCAACCCGCTCTACATCGATTACCTCAACCGCACGATCGCCGATAGCCGGTTCACCGCCGTGCTCGGCTCCGCCGCGGATGTGGAGGCGATCATCGCCGCGCATGGCCATGACGGGGCGGATTACGTTCTTTCGGGTCTGCCGTTTTCGACCCTTCCGGATGGGGTGGGCCCGGCCATCGTCGACGCCACCCACCGCGTGTTGCGACCCGGCGGCGCGTTTCTCGTCTATCAGTTTTCGGCCAAGGCGCGCGATTTCATGGCCCGCCGGTTCCGCCGGATCGACAGCGATTTCGAACCGCTCAACGTGCTGCCGTGCAAGATGTTCTGGGGCTGGAAAGACGCGGGCTGA
- a CDS encoding dicarboxylate/amino acid:cation symporter — protein sequence MFRIWFNIPLWQRVIAALILGVAVGMWWGPGAESIKWIGDFFIKSIKMLVVPLIFFSLVSGVAAIGDLRKLGAVGGRAMLIFVVTGQIAVWLGLFLGTVLAPGAGVDTSAIEMGAVPEPVPTTAVDMILSIVPESPVQVMADVSVLPLIVFSLLIGIGILMAADEGTPVQKVFDSGAVIMQKVTMVVMELTPFGVFALMAWVAGTLGLDALIALSKLVALNYLGCLLIIFVMYSAMIKFLARLPVRDFFRGIIDAMAVSYSTASSNATLPVTMRCAERNLGVSNSVASFVVSLGATINMNGTAMYLGLATLFGAQIFGVDLSWADYFLISILATLGAVGAAGIPGAGLIMMALVFGAVGVPLETIAFVAGVDRIMDMMRTTTNVSGDAAVATTVAVMTGEIDRREMISADDV from the coding sequence ATGTTCCGTATCTGGTTTAACATACCCTTGTGGCAGCGGGTGATCGCGGCGCTGATCCTCGGCGTGGCGGTCGGCATGTGGTGGGGGCCGGGTGCGGAAAGCATCAAGTGGATCGGCGATTTCTTCATCAAGTCGATCAAGATGCTCGTCGTGCCGCTCATCTTCTTCAGCCTGGTATCGGGCGTGGCGGCCATTGGCGACCTTCGCAAGCTGGGCGCGGTCGGCGGGCGCGCGATGCTGATCTTCGTGGTGACGGGGCAGATCGCGGTGTGGCTGGGGCTGTTCCTCGGCACGGTGCTGGCGCCGGGCGCAGGGGTCGATACCTCCGCCATCGAAATGGGCGCGGTGCCCGAACCGGTGCCGACGACGGCGGTGGACATGATCCTGTCCATCGTGCCCGAAAGCCCGGTGCAGGTGATGGCCGACGTCTCCGTGCTGCCGCTGATCGTGTTTTCGCTGCTCATCGGGATCGGCATCCTGATGGCCGCAGACGAAGGCACGCCGGTACAGAAGGTGTTCGATAGCGGCGCCGTCATCATGCAGAAGGTCACGATGGTGGTGATGGAACTCACCCCGTTCGGCGTATTCGCGCTGATGGCGTGGGTGGCCGGCACGCTGGGACTCGACGCGCTGATCGCTTTGTCGAAGCTGGTCGCACTCAATTACCTGGGCTGTCTGCTGATCATTTTCGTCATGTATTCGGCGATGATCAAGTTCCTCGCCCGGCTTCCGGTGCGCGATTTCTTTCGCGGGATCATCGATGCCATGGCGGTCAGCTATTCGACCGCATCGTCCAATGCGACGCTGCCGGTGACGATGCGCTGTGCCGAGCGTAATCTGGGCGTGTCGAATTCGGTGGCGAGCTTCGTCGTGTCACTGGGCGCGACGATCAACATGAACGGCACGGCGATGTATCTGGGGCTCGCCACCCTGTTCGGGGCGCAGATCTTCGGCGTGGATCTGAGCTGGGCCGATTATTTCCTGATTTCGATCCTCGCCACGCTGGGCGCAGTGGGGGCGGCGGGCATCCCGGGCGCGGGGCTCATCATGATGGCGCTGGTGTTCGGGGCGGTCGGCGTACCGCTGGAAACCATCGCCTTCGTCGCTGGCGTGGACCGGATCATGGACATGATGCGAACCACCACCAATGTGTCGGGCGATGCGGCGGTGGCGACCACCGTGGCGGTGATGACGGGCGAGATCGACCGGCGTGAGATGATCTCCGCCGACGACGTATAG
- the dapE gene encoding succinyl-diaminopimelate desuccinylase gives MTDLSSPLDLARRLIACESVTPAHGAVFDTMAAMLEPLGFAVTRTVDGAAPDGPVENLLAVREGPVGSRHFAFAGHLDVVPPGEGWYSDAFAPDIRGDLLYGRGAVDMKGSIACMIAAVAAIPADAGTISFLITGDEEGPAVHGTRAIMEHMATAKVAPDLCLVGEPTSVNRLGDMMKIGRRGSVNIFLSVAGTQGHVAYPHLADNPIPRLVAMLAELDALTLDEGTDWFQPSNLEITELEVGNPAHNVIPAQAKARISIRFNDMHTGAELGARVKAIAESHGGTAVPVISGEPFLTPPGEFSALLAEAIRAETGIDPELSTSGGTSDARFLRALCPVIEFGLCNATMHKRDEAVAMADLDVLTRIYARTVRAALNA, from the coding sequence ATGACCGATCTTTCCTCACCGCTCGACCTCGCCCGCCGTCTGATCGCATGCGAAAGCGTGACGCCGGCGCACGGCGCGGTATTCGATACGATGGCCGCGATGCTCGAACCGCTGGGCTTTGCCGTGACGCGCACCGTCGACGGCGCGGCGCCCGACGGGCCGGTGGAAAACCTCCTCGCCGTGCGCGAAGGGCCGGTGGGCAGCCGCCATTTCGCCTTTGCCGGCCATCTCGACGTGGTGCCGCCGGGCGAAGGGTGGTATTCCGATGCCTTCGCACCCGACATTCGCGGCGACCTCCTCTATGGCCGCGGGGCGGTGGACATGAAGGGGTCGATCGCCTGCATGATCGCGGCCGTCGCCGCCATCCCCGCCGATGCGGGCACGATCAGCTTCCTCATCACCGGCGACGAGGAAGGCCCCGCCGTCCACGGCACGCGCGCCATCATGGAACACATGGCGACTGCGAAGGTCGCGCCCGACCTGTGCCTCGTCGGGGAGCCGACCTCGGTCAACCGGCTCGGCGACATGATGAAGATCGGGCGGCGCGGTTCGGTCAATATCTTCCTCTCCGTCGCGGGGACGCAGGGGCACGTCGCCTATCCGCATCTCGCCGACAATCCGATCCCGCGGCTCGTCGCGATGCTCGCCGAACTCGATGCGCTGACGCTCGACGAGGGGACCGACTGGTTTCAGCCGTCGAACCTCGAAATCACCGAGCTGGAGGTTGGCAACCCCGCCCATAACGTCATCCCGGCACAGGCGAAGGCGCGCATCTCCATCCGCTTCAACGACATGCACACCGGCGCCGAACTGGGCGCGCGGGTGAAGGCGATCGCCGAAAGCCATGGCGGCACTGCGGTCCCGGTGATTTCGGGGGAGCCGTTCCTGACCCCGCCGGGCGAATTTTCGGCGCTGCTGGCCGAGGCGATCCGGGCCGAAACGGGGATCGACCCCGAATTGTCGACGAGCGGCGGCACGTCGGACGCGCGCTTCCTGCGCGCGCTGTGCCCGGTCATCGAATTCGGTTTGTGCAACGCCACCATGCACAAGCGGGACGAGGCGGTCGCGATGGCCGATCTCGACGTGCTGACGCGCATTTATGCGCGCACGGTCCGGGCCGCACTTAACGCATAA